In Mycteria americana isolate JAX WOST 10 ecotype Jacksonville Zoo and Gardens chromosome 23, USCA_MyAme_1.0, whole genome shotgun sequence, a single window of DNA contains:
- the BAG4 gene encoding BAG family molecular chaperone regulator 4 isoform X2 has translation MDVVEPPKSCLLGGIAMDSPYANGAYSPPYPPAPGAAPHYAGLPQTRGYYCSGPPQTPYPAESTGMYRPPSPAPPWSYAPPDCPTEGSSLRRQQVPGYSPPQTPGMPIPQYPYRDNNPGVTPQGPPPQPRPPEDTWAPPTIYGVQPRYAWPAASAHGNPFVSESHPSWTGSGAPSHPPAWDSKDTAYDKPEQSANHHNYYSDVNHQHSGTMNDRKPATPPNAKPFPSNPKVQYSAQPQMYDSASRKLLAGNREPGFKPGDQPSTNSAAIQPEIQRILHVMGEAEQLEQEVDEFVGKKTDKSYRLLEEMLTKLLLELDSIETGGQDSVRQARKESVHKIQAILEKLERKGL, from the exons ATGGACGTGGTTGAACCTCCGAAGAGCTGCTTGCTGGGAGGAATC gcaaTGGATTCTCCCTACGCAAACGGAGCCTACAGCCCCCCGTACCCTCcggctcccggcgctgccccgcaCTACGCCGGCCTGCCGCAGACACGGGGGTACTACTGCTCCGGGCCCCCGCAGACCCCCTACCCTGCGGAGTCCACGGGCATGTACCGGCCCCCGTCGCCCGCTCCCCCCTGGAGCTACGCCCCGCCGGACTGCCCCACCGAAGGGTCCTCTCTCAGGAGGCAGCAGGTTCCTGGCTACTCCCCACCGCAG ACCCCAGGAATGCCCATCCCACAGTATCCATACAGAGACAACAATCCAGGGGTCACGCCGCAGGGGCCTCCGCCACAGCCCAGACCCCCCGAGGACACGTGGGCTCCCCCCACCATCTATGGGGTGCAGCCGCGTTACGCCTGGCCCGCTGCTTCGGCGCACGGGAACCCGTTCGTCTCCGAATCGCACCCATCCTGGACTGGCAGCGGagctccttcccaccctcccGCGTGGGACTCAAAG GATACTGCTTACGACAAACCTGAGCAAAGCGCAAACCATCACAACTACTATTCCGACGTCAATCACCAGCACTCTGGGACAATGAATGACCGCAAGCCAGCCACTCCGCCCAACGCCAAGCCATTCCCCTCAAACCCCAAGGTGCAGTACAGCGCACAGCCCCAAATGTACGACAGTGCATCTCGGAAGCTTTTGGCTGGGAACCGGGAGCCTGGCTTTAAACCCGGTGACCAGCCGTCAACAAATtctgcagccatccagccagagATTCAGAGAATCCTCCACGTTATGGGGGAGGCTGAACAGCTGGAGCAAGAGGTGGATGAATTTGTAGGAAAAAAGACAGATAAATCCTACCGGCTTCTGGAGGAGATGTTGACCAAGCTGCTGTTGGAACTGGATTCCATTGAGACTGGTGGCCAGGACAGTGTTCGGCAGGCCAGGAAAGAGTCTGTCCACAAAATTCAGGCCATACtggaaaaactggaaagaaagggaTTGTGA